The proteins below come from a single Malus domestica chromosome 03, GDT2T_hap1 genomic window:
- the LOC114823975 gene encoding hydroxymethylglutaryl-CoA lyase, mitochondrial-like, translating into MSSVEEPLGCDKLPSMSTMDRIQRFSSTACRSRSDDAALGNCWIEGRSCSTSNSCDEDYDEYTREAFPWKRHTRDQDLSHGDSFNQQTLSLCRNHRVFVNICDSWYFSDQYSPRCNDTDMANKFLKGIPKFVKIVEVGPRDGLQNEKNIVSASVKIELIQRLVSSGLSVVEATSFVSPKWVPQLADAKGVMEAVQSLEGARLPVLTPNLQGFEAAIAAGAKDIAVFAAASESFSKSNINCSIEESLVRYRAVTHAAKELSIPVRGYVSCVVGCPEEGAISPSKVAYVAKELYNMGCFEISLGDTIGVGTPGTVVPMLEAVMAVVPVEKLAVHFHDTYGQSLSNILVSLQMGISTLDSSIAGLGGCPYAKGASGNVATEDVVYMLNGLGVKTNVDLAKLLTAGDFISKHLGRPSGSKTAVALSRVTADGSKI; encoded by the exons ATGTCGAGCGTGGAGGAGCCACTTGGTTGTGACAAATTGCCTAGCATGAGTACCATGGACCGGATTCAGAGGTTCTCATCCACTGCTTGCAGGTCTAGGTCAGATGATGCAGCACTGGGGAACTGTTGGATCGAAGGAAGAAGTTGTAGCACATCGAATAGCTGCGA CGAAGATTATGATGAATATACAAGGGAGGCCTTTCCATGGAAAAGACATACAAGAGACCAGGACTTGTCCCATGGTGACTCATTCAATCAACAGACACTAAGCTTATGCAGGAATCACAGGGTATTTGTAAATATTTGTGATTCATGGTATTTCTCGGATCAATATAGCCCCAGGTGCAATGACACAGATATGGCAAATAAG TTTTTAAAAGGTATACCAAAGTTTGTGAAGATAGTAGAAGTAGGTCCAAGGGATGGACtacaaaatgaaaagaatattgtATCTGCATCTGTAAAGATTGAACTGATTCAGAGACTGGTATCTTCTGGGTTGTCTGTTGTCGAGGCTACAAGTTTTGTGTCGCCCAAATGGGTTCCTCAG CTAGCAGATGCAAAAGGTGTAATGGAAGCAGTTCAAAGTCTGGAGGGTGCTAGATTGCCTGTACTGACACCCAATTTACAA GGTTTTGAAGCAGCTATTGCAGCAGGTGCTAAGGATATAGCGGTGTTTGCAGCAGCTTCTGAATCATTTTCAAAGTCAAACATTAATTGTAGCATTGAAGAAAGTCTTGTTCGTTATCGTGCTGTTACTCATGCTGCGAAAGAGCTTTCAATTCCTGTACGAGg GTATGTCTCGTGCGTTGTTGGATGTCCAGAGGAGGGAGCAATTTCTCCATCAAAAGTGGCATATGTTGCAAAAGAACTTTACAACATGGGCTGCTTTGAAATTTCTCTTGGTGACACAATCGGGGTTGGTACACCTG GGACGGTTGTCCCCATGCTGGAAGCTGTAATGGCTGTTGTTCCTGTTGAAAAGCTTGCTGTTCACTTCCATGACACCTATGGGCAATCTCTATCAAATATTCTCGTCTCTCTTCAA ATGGGGATTAGCACACTGGATTCCTCGATTGCGGGTTTAGGCGGGTGTCCATATGCCAAAGGAGCTTCAGGCAACGTTGCCACTGAAGATGTTGTGTACATGCTGAATGGACTCGGTGTGAAAACCAATGTGGATTTGGCGAAGCTTTTGACGGCTGGGGATTTCATCAGCAAGCATTTGGGTCGGCCGTCTGGCTCAAAGACCGCGGTTGCCTTGAGTCGAGTCACTGCTGATGGCTCTAAGATATAA